Proteins found in one Acanthopagrus latus isolate v.2019 chromosome 3, fAcaLat1.1, whole genome shotgun sequence genomic segment:
- the LOC119017119 gene encoding E3 ubiquitin-protein ligase RNF19A-like translates to MSSLHHGSTGSERDLHSAASSVSLPSVRKTPKKRRLSLHSLFGRRRRPERDPKRKSRPLQVASGVDGIVSTENVQAETFQDKTSAQSTLAAVSTSSVSGSSSELLECPLCLLRHARDRFPDIMTCHHRSCADCLRQYLRIEISESRVNICCPECSERFNPHDIRMILGDRALMEKYEEFMLRRWLVAEPDCRWCPAPDCGYAVIAFGCASCPKITCGREGCGTEFCYHCKQLWHPNQTCDTARQQRAQTFRLRSFRSSSLSYSQESGAAGDDIKPCPRCAAYIIKMNDGSCNHMTCAVCGCEFCWLCMKEISDLHYLSPSGCTFWGKKPWSRKKKILWQLGTLVGAPVGIALIAGIAIPAMIIGIPVYVGRKIHNRYEGKDISKHKRNLVIAGGVTLSVIVSPVVAAVTVGIGVPIMLAYVYGVVPISLCRSGGCGVSAGNGKGVRIEFDDENDNIGSGAAATDTTSVAETRLNNPSLGDGASVGGLTGLSLSVSGSHMERCGMSSAQRDNMSDNASTTALAGTSITGSLSGSCYNRMEVQADVQKERCSLSGESATVSLGTISDNASTKAMAGSILNAYMPLERDNSLEVQADVESKPEKVRHCSASSSLDEASCSSSTAGLKGASGGTCSCSAASCCAQHDNHCCPSSPWSKEPSTSGGKKSKGKLWKRASSCSKGETKINETRGDMDAQLLEQRSTNSSEFDSPSLSGSLPSVADSHCSHLSSELSCSDPETSRPAHQPCCAPMDHHPATAFNDVTISPMPEVEHDRLEHYPPQSSHAAFTHRLLSSSPPASPKEGSSGTFLYISEEGAGGGADTEPEKDQKVKESTKNTAAQPVSPTRKRCIQTDI, encoded by the exons ATGAGCAGCCTGCATCATGGCAGCACAGGCTCAGAGCGAGAccttcactctgctgcctcctctgttAGCCTCCCCTCAGTTCGCAAGACCCCCAAGAAGCGCCGTCTGTCCCTCCATTCACTCTTCGGCCGACGACGCCGGCCTGAGCGCGACCCCAAGCGCAAGTCCAGGCCACTACAGGTTGCCTCTGGAGTGGATGGCATTGTCAGCACTGAAAATGTCCAGGCAGAGACTTTCCAGGATAAAACCTCTGCCCAGTCCACACTTGCAGCAGTGTCAACTTCATCAGTGTCGGGTTCTtcatcagagctgctggagtgccCTCTGTGCCTACTGCGCCATGCACGGGACCGCTTCCCAGACATCATGACCTGCCACCACCGCTCCTGTGCAGACTGCCTGCGACAGTATCTGCGCATCGAGATTTCAGAGTCTCGAGTTAACATCTGCTGCCCCGAGTGCTCAGAGCGCTTCAACCCCCACGATATTCGGATGATCTTGGGGGACCGGGCCCTTATGGAGAAGTACGAGGAGTTCATGTTGAGGAGGTGGCTGGTGGCTGAGCCAGACTGCCGCTGGTGCCCTGCCCCCGACTGCGG ATACGCTGTCATTGCGTTTGGTTGTGCCAGCTGCCCAAAGATCACCTGTGGGCGTGAGGGCTGCGGGACAGAGTTCTGCTAccactgcaaacagctgtgGCATCCCAACCAGACATGTGACACAGCACGGCAACAAAGGGCCCAAACCTTCAGGCTGAGGAGTTTCAGGTCCTCCTCTCTCAGCTACAGCCAAGAGAGTGGAgctgcag GTGATGACATCAAGCCTTGCCCTCGCTGCGCTGCCTACATCATCAAGATGAATGATGGAAGCTGTAATCACATGACCTGTGCTGTCTGTGGCTGCGAGTTCTGCTGGCTCTGCATGAAGGAGATCTCTGACCTGCACTATTTAAg TCCATCAGGCTGCACCTTCTGGGGGAAGAAGCCCTggagcagaaagaagaagatCCTCTGGCAGCTCGGCACGCTGGTGGGCGCACCCGTTGGCATCGCCCTCATAGCTGGCATTGCCATCCCAGCAATGATCATTGGCATCCCAGTCTATGTTGGCAGAAAG atCCATAATCGCTATGAGGGCAAAGACATCTCTAAACACAAGAGGAACTTGGTGATAGCTGGTGGTGTGACGCTGTCTGTGATTGTGTCACCTGTAGTTGCAGCAGTCACTGTCG GTATCGGAGTCCCCATTATGCTTGCTTACGTCTATGGAGTTGTCCCCATCTCACTGTGCCGGAGCGGCGGCTGTGGTGTGTCTGCTGGCAACGGCAAAGGGGTGCGGATCGAGTTTGACGACGAAAATGACAACATTGGAAGTggagcagcagctacag ACACAACCTCAGTGGCGGAGACTCGGCTCAATAATCCCAGCCTTGGAGATGGAGCGAGTGTCGGCGGCCTGACTGGCCTGAGCCTCAGTGTCAGCGGGAGCCACATGGAGCGCTGCGGCATGAGCTCCGCTCAGCGGGATAACATGAGCGACAACGCCAGCACCACTGCCCTCGCTGGGACCAGCATCACCGGCAGCCTCTCTGGCAGCTGCTACAACAG GATGGAGGTGCAGGCTGATGTACAGAAGGAGCGCTGCAGTCTGAGTGGAGAGTCAGCCACCGTCAGTCTCGGGACAATCAGTGACAACGCAAGCACAAAAGCCATGGCAGGATCCATCCTCAATGCCTACATGCCTCTGGAAAG gGACAATAGTCTGGAAGTTCAGGCAGACGTGGAGTCCAAACCGGAGAAGGTGAGGCACTGCAGcgccagcagcagcctggatgaagccagctgcagcagtagcACCGCTGGCCTAAAAGGTGCCAGCGGAGGCACGTGCTCATGCAGCGCTGCAAGCTGCTGTGCGCAGCACGACAACCACTGCTGCCCATCATCGCCCTGGTCAAAGGAACCTTCCACTTCAGGGGGCAAGAAAAGCAAAGGAAAGCTTTGGAAAagagccagcagctgcagcaaaggAGAAACTAAAATAAACGAGACACGGGGAGATATGGATGCTCAGCTCCTGGAGCAGCGCAGCACCAACTCCTCCGAGTTTGACTCTCCGTCTCTGAGCGGAAGCCTGCCCTCAGTGGCCGACTCACACTGCAGCCACCTCTCATCAGAGCTCAGCTGCTCAGATCCTGAAACCTCAAGACCAGCTCATCAACCCTGCTGCGCCCCAATGGACCATCACCCAGCTACCGCCTTCAACGATGTCACCATCTCACCCATGCCTGAGGTCGAGCACGACCGCCTGGAGCACTATCCACCTCAGAGTAGCCACGCAGCCTTCACCCACCGCCTGCTATCATCATCTCCACCTGCGTCACCAAAGGAGGGAAGCAGCGGGACGTTTCTGTACATCAGCGAGGAGGGCGCAGGCGGCGGCGCAGACACAGAGCCTGAGAAAGATCAGAAAGTAAAAGAGAGCACCAAAAACACTGCCGCACAGCCTGTAAGCCCAACAAGGAAGCGCTGCATACAGACGGACATCTAA